From one Lotus japonicus ecotype B-129 chromosome 3, LjGifu_v1.2 genomic stretch:
- the LOC130742537 gene encoding uncharacterized protein LOC130742537, with protein MASPVMAFTSTLQPFRGWDRIAEKLSFMLVFGDLVWIGMTQCRKRTVQKMWKSVIHGKSLQSLAGIVFQCRRLRMIEGSSKLQSPLSVLLSLDFLLYVYMLSQKISYNWCMYLCKLILTTSLEENDCEYNLKETNSMI; from the exons ATGGCTTCTCCGGTGATGGCTTTCACGTCAACCCTTCAACCATTTCGTGG CTGGGACAGAATTGCAGAGAAACTGAGTTTCATGTTGGTCTTTGGAGATTTAGTGTGGATTGGTATGACTCAATGCAGGAAGAGAACTGTTCAAAAAATGTGGAAGTCTGTGATACATGGCAAGTCCTTGCAG TCCTTGGCAGGTATTGTTTTTCAATGCAGACGCTTAAGGATGATTGAGGGGAGCTCAAAGTTGCAAAGCCCTCTCTCAGTCCTTCTCTCCCTTGATTTCCTTCTATATGTATATATGTTATCCCAGAAGATTTCTTATAACTGGTGCATGTATTTATGTAAACTCATACTCACAACATCTTTGgaagaaaatgattgtgaatataACCTGAAGGAAACCAATTCAATGATTTGA